In Acetobacteroides hydrogenigenes, the DNA window TATCGCTCAATCCGCAGATAACCGAAGATGAAGTGGCCGAAATCGTAAAAGTAGCTGAGCAATGGAAGCAAAATGGGTAGTCAAGAATAATAGACGATCGCTTATCCTCTTCTTCTGTGGATGGGGTTTCGACGAGCGCTGCATAAAGCATATCAGCAACCAGTCGCACGACGTTGTGGCTATTTACGACTACCGATCGCTCGATTTTGATGCATCCGTTACCAATGGATATGATGAAGTTGTGTTGGTTGCCTGGTCGTTTGGCGTTTGGGCTGCGGGTTGGCTGATGGAGCAGGGTTTGCTAAAGGCCAACAGCGCCTATGCCATCAACGGAACGCTGAACCCGGTAAGCGACTCGGAAGGGATTCCACCTGCCATTTTTGAGGGAACGGTAGGCAACCTTACCGAAGCCACCATGAAGAAGTTCATGATGCGCATCTGCGGTGGCGCCCGAGGCTACGCCGAGCTGTCGGAGCTAATGCCCCAGCGCTGCTTCGAGGAGCAAAAGGAGGAGCTAATCCTGCTGGGCGAATACTTCCAAAAGAGGCCATTTTCAAATCAAGATATTTGGTCGTTGGCCCTTATCTCCGCCGATGATTTGATCTTCCCAT includes these proteins:
- a CDS encoding DUF452 family protein; translated protein: MEAKWVVKNNRRSLILFFCGWGFDERCIKHISNQSHDVVAIYDYRSLDFDASVTNGYDEVVLVAWSFGVWAAGWLMEQGLLKANSAYAINGTLNPVSDSEGIPPAIFEGTVGNLTEATMKKFMMRICGGARGYAELSELMPQRCFEEQKEELILLGEYFQKRPFSNQDIWSLALISADDLIFPFQNMKNHWGDKATTIAGAHLCFGKVESWEEIISE